In a genomic window of Anser cygnoides isolate HZ-2024a breed goose chromosome 26, Taihu_goose_T2T_genome, whole genome shotgun sequence:
- the LOC136786987 gene encoding actin filament-associated protein 1-like isoform X3, translating to MARHGDLDRLLSDLRSFLLILDRESLSAAAQAKKKSVAELLCRLQSPPSEDAEYMIMRCLSPSSGTPQGRDNSETRAQDARGGRGCECRPGSTQSSHGGSKAPRASPSPPADDSYEDAEPLGPRGRGGSGGADTDSSHYESYGEDEEDGAPDRAQDRAHYLRWPPAPGPPRAEPPGRPEAQLCGFLWRKRWLGRWAKQLFIVREHALLGFRRAADPQPVLELELRGCRVASKGTGSKKLPHALKVTGPAGEALVIGFPSRQQAEDWRKVIEEVSSNSPSGLAAHSPPASPPSRLGREEEEQEAAARSPGEDPKGGFLAVRLRGRWQRLWCAVRQGALRMFPEPGGAQRPVCALLLDGCEVTPGAAAGSPQRLRIRIAQRGRELALLQTHSEEEREAWLKTLRARGGREPAADSPQAEPPRLGDGSSSPAAGGLLLRRFPTPNAYMDDPSGQPPAPERVYSNTERLHRLQQSLDRAVQGQRKRPVSALPAGACSSTVASQPAAAAACRGRAGSPQPRRRDFSPAQRTLTLPERKGAREGLDFLIGRRAFPKLEEKVGQLERACRGKSRLKAGSEMNLLAIGKSLKGHIAATASSAASEGSFLSPLLRRTASARSALKRSPSAGGVEKGKVLQQRKEWEMKSAK from the exons ATTTGGACAGGCTGCTCTCCGACCTGCGCTCCTTCCTGCTCATCCTGGACCGGGAGAGCCTCAGCGCCGCGGCCCAAGCCAAGAAGAAGTCGGTGGCCGAGCTCCTGTGCCGGCTGCAGAGCCCCCCGT CAGAGGATGCAGAGTACATGATCATGCGCTGCCTCTCGCCTTCCTCGGGGACCCCCCAGGGCCGGGACAACTCGG aaaccAGGGCGCAGGATgcaaggggagggagaggatgCGAGTGCCGCCCGGGCAGCACCCAGAGCTCGCACGGTGGG AGCAAGGCGCCTCGCGCCTCGCCATCCCCACCGGCCGACGACTCCTACGAAGACGCCGAACCCCTCGGCCCCAGGGGACGCGGCGGCTCCG GCGGCGCCGACACCGACAGCAGCCACTACGAGTCTTACggggaggacgaggaggacgGCGCGCCGGACCGTGCCCAGGACCGTGCCCACTACCTGCGGTGGCcaccggcccccggccccccccgggccgagccccccggccgccccgagGCTCAGCTCTGCGGCTTCCTCTGGAGGAAACGCTGGCTGGGGCGCTGGGCCAAGCAGCTCTTCATCGTCCGCGAGCACGCGCTGCTG gGTTTCAGGCGTGCCGCCGACCCGCAGccggtgctggagctggagctgcggggctgccgCGTCGCCTCCAAGGGCACGGGCAGCAAGAAGCTGCCGCACGCGCTGAAGGTGACGGGGCCGGCGGGCGAGGCGCTGGTCATCGGCTTCCCGAGCCGGCAGCAGGCGGAGGACTGGAGGAAG GTGATCGAGGAGGTCAGCAGCAACTCCCCCAGCGGGCTGGCGGCCCACAGCCCCCCAGCATCGCCCCCCAGCAGGCTCGGCAGG gaggaagaggagcaggaggcggctgcccgcagccccggaGAGGACCCTAAAGGAG GGTTCCTGGCGGTGCGGCTGCGCGGGCGCTGGCAGCGGCTGTGGTGCGCGGTGCGGCAGGGAGCCCTGCGCATGTTCCCCGAGCCCGGGGGCGCTCAGCGCCCCGTCTGCGCCCTGCTGCTGGACGGCTGCGAGGTCaccccgggggccgccgccggctccCCCCAGCGCCTCCGCATCCGCATCGctcagcggggccgggagctcgccctgctgcag ACCCATtcggaggaggagagggaggctTGGCTGAAAACCCTGCGGGCCAGGGGAGGACGGGAGCCGGCCGCTGACAGCCCCCAGGCGGAGCCCCCCAGGCTGGgagatggcagcagctcccctgctgcGGG CGGGCTGCTGCTGCGCCGCTTCCCGACCCCCAACGCCTACATGGACGACCCctccgggcagcccccggcccccgagCGCGTCTACTCCAACACGGAGCGGCTGCACCGGCTG cagcagagcttggACCGAGCCGTGCAAGGGCAGCGCAAGAGACCCGTGTCCGCGCTGCCCGCCGGTGCTTGCAGCAGCACCGTGGCCTCGCAGCCAG cggcggcggcggcttgccggggcagggctggcagcccgcagccccgccgcagGGATTTCTCCCCGGCCCAGCGCACCCTGACGCTGCCCGAGAGGAAAGGGGCTCGGGAGGGTTTGGATTTCCTCATCG GGAGGAGAGCCTTCCCCaagctggaggagaaggtgggGCAGCTGGAGAGGGCTTGCCGCGGGAAGAGCAGGCTGAAGGCCGGCTCCGAGATGAACCTGCTGGCCATCGGCAAGTCCCTGAAGGGCCACATCGCCGCCACCGCCAGCTCGGCTGCCTCCGAG ggctccttcctctccccgCTCTTGAGGCGCACGGCGTCCGCCAGGAGCGCCCTGAAGCGCTCGCCCTCCGCGGGCGGCGTGGAGAAGGGAAaggtgctgcagcagagaaAG GAGTGGGAGATGAAGTCTGCGAAGTGA
- the LOC136786987 gene encoding actin filament-associated protein 1-like isoform X2, with protein sequence MARHGDLDRLLSDLRSFLLILDRESLSAAAQAKKKSVAELLCRLQSPPSEDAEYMIMRCLSPSSGTPQGRDNSETRAQDARGGRGCECRPGSTQSSHGGSKAPRASPSPPADDSYEDAEPLGPRGRGGSGGADTDSSHYESYGEDEEDGAPDRAQDRAHYLRWPPAPGPPRAEPPGRPEAQLCGFLWRKRWLGRWAKQLFIVREHALLGFRRAADPQPVLELELRGCRVASKGTGSKKLPHALKVTGPAGEALVIGFPSRQQAEDWRKVIEEVSSNSPSGLAAHSPPASPPSRLGRAAALRLCSKEEEEQEAAARSPGEDPKGGFLAVRLRGRWQRLWCAVRQGALRMFPEPGGAQRPVCALLLDGCEVTPGAAAGSPQRLRIRIAQRGRELALLQTHSEEEREAWLKTLRARGGREPAADSPQAEPPRLGDGSSSPAAGGLLLRRFPTPNAYMDDPSGQPPAPERVYSNTERLHRLQSLDRAVQGQRKRPVSALPAGACSSTVASQPAAAAACRGRAGSPQPRRRDFSPAQRTLTLPERKGAREGLDFLIGRRAFPKLEEKVGQLERACRGKSRLKAGSEMNLLAIGKSLKGHIAATASSAASEGSFLSPLLRRTASARSALKRSPSAGGVEKGKVLQQRKEWEMKSAK encoded by the exons ATTTGGACAGGCTGCTCTCCGACCTGCGCTCCTTCCTGCTCATCCTGGACCGGGAGAGCCTCAGCGCCGCGGCCCAAGCCAAGAAGAAGTCGGTGGCCGAGCTCCTGTGCCGGCTGCAGAGCCCCCCGT CAGAGGATGCAGAGTACATGATCATGCGCTGCCTCTCGCCTTCCTCGGGGACCCCCCAGGGCCGGGACAACTCGG aaaccAGGGCGCAGGATgcaaggggagggagaggatgCGAGTGCCGCCCGGGCAGCACCCAGAGCTCGCACGGTGGG AGCAAGGCGCCTCGCGCCTCGCCATCCCCACCGGCCGACGACTCCTACGAAGACGCCGAACCCCTCGGCCCCAGGGGACGCGGCGGCTCCG GCGGCGCCGACACCGACAGCAGCCACTACGAGTCTTACggggaggacgaggaggacgGCGCGCCGGACCGTGCCCAGGACCGTGCCCACTACCTGCGGTGGCcaccggcccccggccccccccgggccgagccccccggccgccccgagGCTCAGCTCTGCGGCTTCCTCTGGAGGAAACGCTGGCTGGGGCGCTGGGCCAAGCAGCTCTTCATCGTCCGCGAGCACGCGCTGCTG gGTTTCAGGCGTGCCGCCGACCCGCAGccggtgctggagctggagctgcggggctgccgCGTCGCCTCCAAGGGCACGGGCAGCAAGAAGCTGCCGCACGCGCTGAAGGTGACGGGGCCGGCGGGCGAGGCGCTGGTCATCGGCTTCCCGAGCCGGCAGCAGGCGGAGGACTGGAGGAAG GTGATCGAGGAGGTCAGCAGCAACTCCCCCAGCGGGCTGGCGGCCCACAGCCCCCCAGCATCGCCCCCCAGCAGGCTCGGCAGG GCCGCCGCGCTCCGGCTCTGCtcaaaggaggaagaggagcaggaggcggctgcccgcagccccggaGAGGACCCTAAAGGAG GGTTCCTGGCGGTGCGGCTGCGCGGGCGCTGGCAGCGGCTGTGGTGCGCGGTGCGGCAGGGAGCCCTGCGCATGTTCCCCGAGCCCGGGGGCGCTCAGCGCCCCGTCTGCGCCCTGCTGCTGGACGGCTGCGAGGTCaccccgggggccgccgccggctccCCCCAGCGCCTCCGCATCCGCATCGctcagcggggccgggagctcgccctgctgcag ACCCATtcggaggaggagagggaggctTGGCTGAAAACCCTGCGGGCCAGGGGAGGACGGGAGCCGGCCGCTGACAGCCCCCAGGCGGAGCCCCCCAGGCTGGgagatggcagcagctcccctgctgcGGG CGGGCTGCTGCTGCGCCGCTTCCCGACCCCCAACGCCTACATGGACGACCCctccgggcagcccccggcccccgagCGCGTCTACTCCAACACGGAGCGGCTGCACCGGCTG cagagcttggACCGAGCCGTGCAAGGGCAGCGCAAGAGACCCGTGTCCGCGCTGCCCGCCGGTGCTTGCAGCAGCACCGTGGCCTCGCAGCCAG cggcggcggcggcttgccggggcagggctggcagcccgcagccccgccgcagGGATTTCTCCCCGGCCCAGCGCACCCTGACGCTGCCCGAGAGGAAAGGGGCTCGGGAGGGTTTGGATTTCCTCATCG GGAGGAGAGCCTTCCCCaagctggaggagaaggtgggGCAGCTGGAGAGGGCTTGCCGCGGGAAGAGCAGGCTGAAGGCCGGCTCCGAGATGAACCTGCTGGCCATCGGCAAGTCCCTGAAGGGCCACATCGCCGCCACCGCCAGCTCGGCTGCCTCCGAG ggctccttcctctccccgCTCTTGAGGCGCACGGCGTCCGCCAGGAGCGCCCTGAAGCGCTCGCCCTCCGCGGGCGGCGTGGAGAAGGGAAaggtgctgcagcagagaaAG GAGTGGGAGATGAAGTCTGCGAAGTGA
- the LOC136786987 gene encoding actin filament-associated protein 1-like isoform X1, translated as MARHGDLDRLLSDLRSFLLILDRESLSAAAQAKKKSVAELLCRLQSPPSEDAEYMIMRCLSPSSGTPQGRDNSETRAQDARGGRGCECRPGSTQSSHGGSKAPRASPSPPADDSYEDAEPLGPRGRGGSGGADTDSSHYESYGEDEEDGAPDRAQDRAHYLRWPPAPGPPRAEPPGRPEAQLCGFLWRKRWLGRWAKQLFIVREHALLGFRRAADPQPVLELELRGCRVASKGTGSKKLPHALKVTGPAGEALVIGFPSRQQAEDWRKVIEEVSSNSPSGLAAHSPPASPPSRLGRAAALRLCSKEEEEQEAAARSPGEDPKGGFLAVRLRGRWQRLWCAVRQGALRMFPEPGGAQRPVCALLLDGCEVTPGAAAGSPQRLRIRIAQRGRELALLQTHSEEEREAWLKTLRARGGREPAADSPQAEPPRLGDGSSSPAAGGLLLRRFPTPNAYMDDPSGQPPAPERVYSNTERLHRLQQSLDRAVQGQRKRPVSALPAGACSSTVASQPAAAAACRGRAGSPQPRRRDFSPAQRTLTLPERKGAREGLDFLIGRRAFPKLEEKVGQLERACRGKSRLKAGSEMNLLAIGKSLKGHIAATASSAASEGSFLSPLLRRTASARSALKRSPSAGGVEKGKVLQQRKEWEMKSAK; from the exons ATTTGGACAGGCTGCTCTCCGACCTGCGCTCCTTCCTGCTCATCCTGGACCGGGAGAGCCTCAGCGCCGCGGCCCAAGCCAAGAAGAAGTCGGTGGCCGAGCTCCTGTGCCGGCTGCAGAGCCCCCCGT CAGAGGATGCAGAGTACATGATCATGCGCTGCCTCTCGCCTTCCTCGGGGACCCCCCAGGGCCGGGACAACTCGG aaaccAGGGCGCAGGATgcaaggggagggagaggatgCGAGTGCCGCCCGGGCAGCACCCAGAGCTCGCACGGTGGG AGCAAGGCGCCTCGCGCCTCGCCATCCCCACCGGCCGACGACTCCTACGAAGACGCCGAACCCCTCGGCCCCAGGGGACGCGGCGGCTCCG GCGGCGCCGACACCGACAGCAGCCACTACGAGTCTTACggggaggacgaggaggacgGCGCGCCGGACCGTGCCCAGGACCGTGCCCACTACCTGCGGTGGCcaccggcccccggccccccccgggccgagccccccggccgccccgagGCTCAGCTCTGCGGCTTCCTCTGGAGGAAACGCTGGCTGGGGCGCTGGGCCAAGCAGCTCTTCATCGTCCGCGAGCACGCGCTGCTG gGTTTCAGGCGTGCCGCCGACCCGCAGccggtgctggagctggagctgcggggctgccgCGTCGCCTCCAAGGGCACGGGCAGCAAGAAGCTGCCGCACGCGCTGAAGGTGACGGGGCCGGCGGGCGAGGCGCTGGTCATCGGCTTCCCGAGCCGGCAGCAGGCGGAGGACTGGAGGAAG GTGATCGAGGAGGTCAGCAGCAACTCCCCCAGCGGGCTGGCGGCCCACAGCCCCCCAGCATCGCCCCCCAGCAGGCTCGGCAGG GCCGCCGCGCTCCGGCTCTGCtcaaaggaggaagaggagcaggaggcggctgcccgcagccccggaGAGGACCCTAAAGGAG GGTTCCTGGCGGTGCGGCTGCGCGGGCGCTGGCAGCGGCTGTGGTGCGCGGTGCGGCAGGGAGCCCTGCGCATGTTCCCCGAGCCCGGGGGCGCTCAGCGCCCCGTCTGCGCCCTGCTGCTGGACGGCTGCGAGGTCaccccgggggccgccgccggctccCCCCAGCGCCTCCGCATCCGCATCGctcagcggggccgggagctcgccctgctgcag ACCCATtcggaggaggagagggaggctTGGCTGAAAACCCTGCGGGCCAGGGGAGGACGGGAGCCGGCCGCTGACAGCCCCCAGGCGGAGCCCCCCAGGCTGGgagatggcagcagctcccctgctgcGGG CGGGCTGCTGCTGCGCCGCTTCCCGACCCCCAACGCCTACATGGACGACCCctccgggcagcccccggcccccgagCGCGTCTACTCCAACACGGAGCGGCTGCACCGGCTG cagcagagcttggACCGAGCCGTGCAAGGGCAGCGCAAGAGACCCGTGTCCGCGCTGCCCGCCGGTGCTTGCAGCAGCACCGTGGCCTCGCAGCCAG cggcggcggcggcttgccggggcagggctggcagcccgcagccccgccgcagGGATTTCTCCCCGGCCCAGCGCACCCTGACGCTGCCCGAGAGGAAAGGGGCTCGGGAGGGTTTGGATTTCCTCATCG GGAGGAGAGCCTTCCCCaagctggaggagaaggtgggGCAGCTGGAGAGGGCTTGCCGCGGGAAGAGCAGGCTGAAGGCCGGCTCCGAGATGAACCTGCTGGCCATCGGCAAGTCCCTGAAGGGCCACATCGCCGCCACCGCCAGCTCGGCTGCCTCCGAG ggctccttcctctccccgCTCTTGAGGCGCACGGCGTCCGCCAGGAGCGCCCTGAAGCGCTCGCCCTCCGCGGGCGGCGTGGAGAAGGGAAaggtgctgcagcagagaaAG GAGTGGGAGATGAAGTCTGCGAAGTGA
- the LOC136786987 gene encoding actin filament-associated protein 1-like isoform X4: protein MIMRCLSPSSGTPQGRDNSETRAQDARGGRGCECRPGSTQSSHGGSKAPRASPSPPADDSYEDAEPLGPRGRGGSGGADTDSSHYESYGEDEEDGAPDRAQDRAHYLRWPPAPGPPRAEPPGRPEAQLCGFLWRKRWLGRWAKQLFIVREHALLGFRRAADPQPVLELELRGCRVASKGTGSKKLPHALKVTGPAGEALVIGFPSRQQAEDWRKVIEEVSSNSPSGLAAHSPPASPPSRLGRAAALRLCSKEEEEQEAAARSPGEDPKGGFLAVRLRGRWQRLWCAVRQGALRMFPEPGGAQRPVCALLLDGCEVTPGAAAGSPQRLRIRIAQRGRELALLQTHSEEEREAWLKTLRARGGREPAADSPQAEPPRLGDGSSSPAAGGLLLRRFPTPNAYMDDPSGQPPAPERVYSNTERLHRLQQSLDRAVQGQRKRPVSALPAGACSSTVASQPAAAAACRGRAGSPQPRRRDFSPAQRTLTLPERKGAREGLDFLIGRRAFPKLEEKVGQLERACRGKSRLKAGSEMNLLAIGKSLKGHIAATASSAASEGSFLSPLLRRTASARSALKRSPSAGGVEKGKVLQQRKEWEMKSAK from the exons ATGATCATGCGCTGCCTCTCGCCTTCCTCGGGGACCCCCCAGGGCCGGGACAACTCGG aaaccAGGGCGCAGGATgcaaggggagggagaggatgCGAGTGCCGCCCGGGCAGCACCCAGAGCTCGCACGGTGGG AGCAAGGCGCCTCGCGCCTCGCCATCCCCACCGGCCGACGACTCCTACGAAGACGCCGAACCCCTCGGCCCCAGGGGACGCGGCGGCTCCG GCGGCGCCGACACCGACAGCAGCCACTACGAGTCTTACggggaggacgaggaggacgGCGCGCCGGACCGTGCCCAGGACCGTGCCCACTACCTGCGGTGGCcaccggcccccggccccccccgggccgagccccccggccgccccgagGCTCAGCTCTGCGGCTTCCTCTGGAGGAAACGCTGGCTGGGGCGCTGGGCCAAGCAGCTCTTCATCGTCCGCGAGCACGCGCTGCTG gGTTTCAGGCGTGCCGCCGACCCGCAGccggtgctggagctggagctgcggggctgccgCGTCGCCTCCAAGGGCACGGGCAGCAAGAAGCTGCCGCACGCGCTGAAGGTGACGGGGCCGGCGGGCGAGGCGCTGGTCATCGGCTTCCCGAGCCGGCAGCAGGCGGAGGACTGGAGGAAG GTGATCGAGGAGGTCAGCAGCAACTCCCCCAGCGGGCTGGCGGCCCACAGCCCCCCAGCATCGCCCCCCAGCAGGCTCGGCAGG GCCGCCGCGCTCCGGCTCTGCtcaaaggaggaagaggagcaggaggcggctgcccgcagccccggaGAGGACCCTAAAGGAG GGTTCCTGGCGGTGCGGCTGCGCGGGCGCTGGCAGCGGCTGTGGTGCGCGGTGCGGCAGGGAGCCCTGCGCATGTTCCCCGAGCCCGGGGGCGCTCAGCGCCCCGTCTGCGCCCTGCTGCTGGACGGCTGCGAGGTCaccccgggggccgccgccggctccCCCCAGCGCCTCCGCATCCGCATCGctcagcggggccgggagctcgccctgctgcag ACCCATtcggaggaggagagggaggctTGGCTGAAAACCCTGCGGGCCAGGGGAGGACGGGAGCCGGCCGCTGACAGCCCCCAGGCGGAGCCCCCCAGGCTGGgagatggcagcagctcccctgctgcGGG CGGGCTGCTGCTGCGCCGCTTCCCGACCCCCAACGCCTACATGGACGACCCctccgggcagcccccggcccccgagCGCGTCTACTCCAACACGGAGCGGCTGCACCGGCTG cagcagagcttggACCGAGCCGTGCAAGGGCAGCGCAAGAGACCCGTGTCCGCGCTGCCCGCCGGTGCTTGCAGCAGCACCGTGGCCTCGCAGCCAG cggcggcggcggcttgccggggcagggctggcagcccgcagccccgccgcagGGATTTCTCCCCGGCCCAGCGCACCCTGACGCTGCCCGAGAGGAAAGGGGCTCGGGAGGGTTTGGATTTCCTCATCG GGAGGAGAGCCTTCCCCaagctggaggagaaggtgggGCAGCTGGAGAGGGCTTGCCGCGGGAAGAGCAGGCTGAAGGCCGGCTCCGAGATGAACCTGCTGGCCATCGGCAAGTCCCTGAAGGGCCACATCGCCGCCACCGCCAGCTCGGCTGCCTCCGAG ggctccttcctctccccgCTCTTGAGGCGCACGGCGTCCGCCAGGAGCGCCCTGAAGCGCTCGCCCTCCGCGGGCGGCGTGGAGAAGGGAAaggtgctgcagcagagaaAG GAGTGGGAGATGAAGTCTGCGAAGTGA